From a region of the Butyrivibrio sp. AE3004 genome:
- the glgB gene encoding 1,4-alpha-glucan branching protein GlgB, which yields MNNKLYKLMNWPEIEEIIYSDGDDPHRILGAHKVGSNLLIQTFYPMAAEIEVVPSTGTKTYKMELADEAGFYAVLVPFKENFKYKYRIKFENGDTKEIIDPYNFAPRMDREDFIKFNSGIHYTIHDKLGAHVTTIDGVKGCSFAVWAPDASRVSVIGDFNEWDGRVNQMQRVDHAGVFEIFIPEAKNGDGYQFEIKTKGGVIFKRPDPYGYAFKDKENEVSQVVEINGIKWNDAAWIKNRTKFNRDTDALSICELSLDSFAAKHQNHIPNYEELAKEVLEYVQNHGFNTIELKPIMEHIPGHHFHINGFFSVQKKYGTPDDFMKFVNIMHEAGIRVIMDFVTTFFPKLQCGLNSFDGQALYEYPDPRMGVHPRTGDLIFDFGRKQVTNFLLSCALYWVDTYHLDGLRLADIAKILYLDYDRKPGQWIPNMYGGNENLEAKDFLCNFNSVLKSKYPGVLTLTKETSCWPRVTGETDDGGLGFDYKWNNGWTKDFLDYIQNDPLFRSGNHNELTFSLVYCYTERFVLAFTHEEIGKGLEGLYDLMPGDSSQKMAGVRLAISYLMTHPGKKMLYMDPNELSIDNAVFLENMIHSLNEIYYSRPALHQIDINDSGFEWINSMAAEECMMSFIRKGESDSDMLIIVVNMAGVDRTFEVGVPADGKYYEIFNSDDTCYGGSGIVNAGRIEAEFSEADGRPYSIPVKLASSSLAIFSYTAYTTQEKKIRKIREEEANNKMQERERTLRELKNRQEKEEAELLKELHERYERELAAQEEAIEKKYQQIEEERISSIVSEAALKAVTGKKTTAKKSTSTKSASKAGTKKTGTKATGKASAKKAENTENTDKKEDDK from the coding sequence ATGAACAACAAACTATATAAACTTATGAACTGGCCTGAGATTGAAGAAATTATATATTCTGACGGAGATGATCCGCATCGAATCTTAGGTGCTCACAAGGTTGGTTCCAACCTTCTTATCCAGACCTTTTATCCTATGGCTGCTGAAATAGAGGTTGTTCCTTCAACAGGAACCAAGACCTACAAAATGGAACTTGCTGACGAAGCAGGCTTTTATGCTGTTCTTGTTCCATTTAAAGAAAACTTCAAATACAAATACCGTATTAAGTTTGAAAACGGCGATACCAAGGAAATAATCGATCCTTACAATTTTGCGCCCAGAATGGACCGTGAGGACTTTATAAAATTCAATAGCGGTATTCATTACACAATCCATGATAAACTTGGCGCACATGTTACTACAATTGATGGTGTTAAAGGATGCTCCTTTGCTGTTTGGGCACCTGATGCTTCAAGAGTAAGTGTTATTGGTGATTTCAATGAATGGGACGGCAGAGTAAATCAGATGCAGCGCGTGGATCACGCAGGTGTATTTGAAATATTTATTCCCGAAGCCAAGAATGGTGATGGATATCAGTTTGAAATAAAGACAAAGGGTGGCGTTATTTTCAAGAGACCGGATCCCTATGGATATGCTTTTAAAGATAAGGAAAATGAAGTTTCACAGGTTGTGGAAATAAACGGCATCAAGTGGAATGATGCAGCCTGGATTAAAAATCGCACGAAGTTTAACAGAGATACTGACGCATTATCTATTTGTGAATTATCCCTGGATTCATTTGCTGCAAAGCATCAGAATCATATTCCCAATTATGAGGAGCTTGCAAAGGAAGTTCTTGAATATGTTCAGAATCACGGATTTAATACTATTGAATTAAAACCCATTATGGAACATATTCCCGGACATCATTTCCATATAAATGGATTTTTCTCTGTTCAAAAGAAATACGGAACTCCGGATGACTTTATGAAATTTGTTAATATAATGCATGAAGCCGGCATTAGAGTAATTATGGACTTTGTTACAACATTTTTCCCAAAGCTTCAGTGCGGACTGAATTCATTTGACGGGCAGGCACTTTATGAATATCCCGATCCGAGAATGGGAGTACATCCGAGAACCGGAGATCTCATCTTTGACTTTGGAAGAAAGCAGGTAACAAATTTCCTTCTTTCTTGTGCTCTTTACTGGGTGGATACATATCACCTGGATGGGCTTAGGTTGGCTGACATTGCCAAGATCTTATATCTTGATTATGACAGAAAGCCGGGGCAATGGATTCCTAATATGTATGGCGGAAATGAAAATCTTGAAGCTAAGGACTTTTTGTGCAACTTCAATTCCGTGCTTAAATCAAAGTATCCCGGAGTGCTTACGCTTACAAAGGAAACCTCCTGCTGGCCGAGAGTTACAGGTGAGACAGATGACGGCGGACTGGGCTTTGACTATAAATGGAATAATGGCTGGACAAAGGATTTCCTTGACTACATTCAAAATGATCCATTATTCAGATCCGGAAATCATAATGAACTCACATTTTCACTTGTTTATTGCTATACAGAGAGATTTGTACTTGCGTTTACACATGAAGAAATCGGTAAAGGGTTAGAGGGACTGTATGACCTTATGCCCGGAGATTCTTCACAGAAGATGGCCGGTGTACGTCTTGCTATTTCATATCTAATGACACATCCCGGTAAGAAAATGCTTTACATGGATCCGAATGAACTTAGCATAGACAATGCCGTATTCCTTGAGAATATGATTCATTCACTTAATGAAATTTATTATTCAAGACCTGCTTTACATCAGATTGACATAAATGATAGCGGTTTTGAATGGATAAACAGCATGGCTGCTGAAGAATGCATGATGTCATTTATCAGAAAAGGTGAATCCGATTCAGATATGCTCATCATAGTTGTTAATATGGCCGGAGTGGACAGAACCTTTGAAGTAGGTGTTCCTGCAGACGGAAAATATTACGAGATATTCAACTCTGATGATACCTGCTATGGAGGTAGCGGAATAGTTAATGCGGGAAGAATAGAAGCCGAATTTAGTGAGGCTGACGGCAGACCGTATTCAATTCCCGTTAAGCTTGCTTCATCATCACTTGCTATTTTCTCTTACACAGCTTATACAACTCAGGAAAAGAAGATCAGAAAGATTCGCGAAGAAGAAGCAAATAATAAGATGCAGGAGCGCGAGAGAACTCTTAGAGAGCTGAAAAACAGACAGGAAAAAGAAGAGGCTGAACTTCTTAAGGAATTGCATGAACGTTATGAGAGAGAGCTTGCTGCTCAGGAAGAAGCAATTGAAAAGAAATATCAGCAGATTGAAGAAGAACGTATTTCAAGCATAGTTTCAGAAGCTGCGCTCAAAGCAGTGACAGGTAAGAAGACTACTGCAAAGAAGAGTACTTCTACAAAATCAGCATCTAAAGCAGGTACTAAAAAAACAGGTACGAAGGCAACCGGAAAAGCATCTGCCAAAAAGGCTGAGAATACAGAGAATACTGACAAGAAGGAAGATGATAAATAA
- a CDS encoding mechanosensitive ion channel family protein, with the protein MFKMLPLTATATAESAIETIAEVTGNENLKPGVIEKYLKDLPDRAFSLLMKAVLAIVILVIMWQVIRILANIVEKSLKKTKIEDATARFLAKVVKVSLEILLVFSLASAFGMDTASIVALLGSAGVAIGLAIQGTLSDFAGGILILLARPFRVGDYIIVGSSGIEGSVTEISLINTRMLTADFRRVVIPNGTLAAATITNNNGNSMRILDTMVGISYSADIDKARAVATKVLDANEYISDKYEKSVYVDELADSSVNLRIRGWVKPADYLKAKWSMNEAVKKAFDKEGVEIPFPQVDVHMR; encoded by the coding sequence ATGTTTAAAATGTTACCCCTTACTGCAACTGCTACAGCGGAGAGCGCGATTGAGACTATAGCGGAGGTAACAGGCAATGAAAATTTGAAGCCGGGAGTCATTGAGAAGTATTTAAAGGATCTTCCGGACAGAGCTTTCTCTCTTTTGATGAAGGCAGTGCTTGCCATTGTGATTCTTGTAATTATGTGGCAGGTTATCAGGATTCTGGCCAATATTGTTGAAAAATCTCTTAAAAAAACCAAGATAGAGGATGCAACCGCAAGGTTTCTTGCCAAGGTTGTAAAAGTATCGCTGGAGATTTTGCTTGTTTTTTCACTGGCATCCGCATTCGGTATGGATACGGCAAGTATAGTAGCTCTTCTTGGATCTGCAGGTGTTGCAATAGGTCTTGCAATACAGGGAACACTTTCTGATTTTGCCGGAGGTATTTTGATACTTCTGGCAAGACCTTTCAGAGTTGGTGATTATATCATTGTAGGCAGTTCGGGAATAGAAGGAAGCGTTACAGAAATATCACTTATAAATACGAGAATGCTTACAGCTGATTTCAGAAGAGTTGTTATCCCTAACGGTACACTTGCAGCTGCTACAATAACCAACAATAACGGGAATTCAATGAGAATCCTTGATACTATGGTTGGCATTTCCTACAGTGCTGATATTGATAAAGCAAGGGCTGTCGCAACAAAGGTGCTTGATGCTAACGAATACATTTCTGATAAATACGAAAAAAGTGTCTATGTGGATGAACTTGCTGACAGCAGTGTTAACTTAAGAATCAGAGGCTGGGTTAAACCTGCGGATTATTTAAAGGCAAAATGGTCAATGAATGAGGCGGTAAAAAAAGCTTTTGATAAAGAGGGAGTTGAAATACCATTTCCTCAAGTGGATGTTCATATGAGATAA
- the argH gene encoding argininosuccinate lyase: MAQLWGGRFQGEISELAWKFNASIYFDKRLIDADAIGSKAHVTMLAKQGIISNEECEQIKNGLDEILRDVREGKLEITDKYEDVHSFLEANLIERIGNAGKKMHTGRSRNDQVALDMRLFVREEVKNTAEALYGMLDTLNTIMKDNIHTYMPGFTHLQKAQPVTLSHHLGAYFEMFYRDAQRLNDVFVRMNFCPLGAGALAGTTYPLDRDYTAELLQFYGPTNNSMDSVSDRDYLIEYLSALSLIMMHLSRFSEEVIIWNSNEYNFVTIDDAYSTGSSIMPQKKNPDIAELVRGKTGRVYGALNSLLVTMKGIPLAYDKDMQEDKEVSFDAIDTTKNCILLFTDMLKTMKFNKDQMEKSAIRGFTDATDAADYLVNAGVPFRDAHGIIGRIVLHCIDKGLGISDLTIDELKEFAPEFDNDIYDAISLKTCVEKRLTVGAPGPEAMKKAILRNDERLDVFWTHLNDI; this comes from the coding sequence ATGGCACAGCTATGGGGAGGAAGATTTCAAGGCGAAATCAGTGAACTTGCCTGGAAGTTTAATGCATCCATATACTTTGATAAACGACTTATAGATGCAGATGCAATCGGAAGCAAAGCTCACGTAACAATGCTTGCTAAGCAGGGAATTATTTCCAATGAGGAATGCGAGCAGATAAAAAACGGTCTTGATGAGATACTTAGGGATGTGCGTGAAGGAAAACTTGAAATAACTGATAAGTATGAGGATGTTCATAGTTTTCTGGAAGCAAATCTTATTGAAAGAATTGGCAATGCAGGCAAAAAGATGCATACGGGACGATCCAGAAATGATCAGGTAGCCCTTGATATGCGTTTGTTTGTGAGAGAAGAAGTGAAAAATACTGCTGAAGCGTTATATGGCATGTTAGATACACTTAACACAATAATGAAAGATAACATACATACTTATATGCCCGGCTTTACACATCTTCAGAAGGCTCAGCCTGTTACACTCTCACATCATCTTGGTGCATACTTTGAAATGTTTTACAGAGATGCTCAAAGGCTAAATGATGTTTTTGTAAGAATGAATTTTTGTCCGCTTGGTGCAGGAGCACTTGCGGGTACCACATATCCACTGGACAGAGATTATACGGCTGAACTTTTACAATTCTATGGCCCCACAAATAACAGTATGGATTCAGTTTCTGACAGAGACTATCTTATTGAATATTTGTCTGCGCTATCACTTATCATGATGCATCTTTCCAGATTTTCAGAGGAAGTGATCATATGGAATTCTAATGAATATAATTTTGTGACAATAGATGATGCTTATTCAACAGGTAGCAGCATAATGCCACAGAAAAAGAATCCCGATATCGCTGAGCTTGTAAGAGGAAAAACAGGAAGAGTTTACGGCGCACTTAATTCACTTCTTGTTACAATGAAGGGAATACCACTTGCGTATGATAAAGATATGCAGGAAGACAAGGAAGTCAGCTTTGATGCGATAGATACAACAAAAAACTGTATTTTATTATTTACTGATATGCTAAAGACCATGAAGTTCAATAAGGACCAAATGGAAAAAAGTGCAATAAGAGGCTTTACAGATGCAACAGATGCAGCTGACTATCTTGTAAATGCGGGTGTTCCATTCAGGGATGCGCATGGAATTATTGGCAGAATTGTTTTACACTGTATAGATAAGGGCTTAGGTATTTCTGATCTTACGATCGATGAGCTTAAGGAATTTGCACCTGAATTCGATAATGATATATATGATGCGATAAGTCTTAAAACATGTGTAGAGAAGAGACTTACAGTCGGTGCTCCCGGCCCTGAAGCTATGAAAAAGGCAATCCTAAGAAATGATGAGCGCCTTGACGTTTTTTGGACACATTTGAACGATATATAA
- the asd gene encoding aspartate-semialdehyde dehydrogenase, with protein sequence MSEKLRVAVLGATGMVGQRFITILENHPWFEVAVVAASPRSAGKTYEESVGDRWKMEVPMPEAVKKLVIKDVTNVEEVTKDVDFVLSAVNMSKDEIKAIEEEYAKTETPVVSNNSAHRWTPDVPMIIPEVNPQHADVIEFQKKRLGTTKGFIAVKPNCSIQSYAPALSAWKEFEPYEVVATTYQAISGAGKNFKEWPEMEGNIIPFISGEEEKSEKEPLRIWGTIENGVIVPAKSPIITCQCIRVPVLYGHTAAAFVKFKKKATKDELINCLVNFSGKPQELGLPSAPKQFIQYLEEDNRPQVSLDVNYEGGMGVSIGRLREDTVYDWKFVGLSHNTLRGAAGGAVECAELLKALGYINKK encoded by the coding sequence ATGAGCGAGAAATTAAGAGTAGCAGTTCTTGGTGCAACAGGTATGGTAGGTCAGAGATTTATTACCATTCTGGAAAATCATCCATGGTTTGAGGTTGCTGTTGTTGCGGCAAGCCCCAGAAGTGCAGGTAAAACATATGAGGAGTCTGTTGGCGACAGATGGAAGATGGAAGTTCCCATGCCTGAAGCTGTAAAGAAGCTTGTAATAAAGGATGTAACCAATGTTGAAGAGGTTACCAAGGATGTTGATTTTGTTCTTTCAGCAGTTAACATGTCTAAAGATGAGATCAAGGCTATTGAAGAAGAATATGCAAAGACAGAGACACCTGTTGTTTCAAATAACAGTGCTCACAGATGGACACCCGATGTACCTATGATCATTCCGGAAGTTAATCCTCAGCATGCTGATGTAATCGAATTCCAAAAGAAGAGACTTGGTACAACAAAGGGATTTATTGCAGTTAAGCCTAATTGCTCAATCCAGAGCTATGCGCCGGCACTTTCAGCATGGAAAGAGTTTGAACCTTATGAAGTTGTTGCAACAACTTATCAGGCTATTTCAGGTGCAGGAAAGAACTTCAAAGAATGGCCTGAAATGGAGGGAAATATCATTCCTTTCATCTCCGGTGAAGAAGAAAAAAGTGAAAAAGAACCTCTTAGAATCTGGGGAACTATTGAAAATGGTGTAATCGTACCTGCCAAAAGTCCGATTATTACATGTCAGTGCATAAGAGTTCCAGTTTTATATGGACATACGGCTGCAGCTTTTGTAAAATTTAAGAAGAAAGCTACAAAAGATGAACTTATTAATTGTCTTGTGAATTTTAGCGGTAAGCCACAGGAGCTTGGTCTTCCAAGTGCACCTAAGCAGTTTATTCAGTACCTTGAAGAGGATAATCGTCCGCAGGTATCTCTTGATGTAAACTACGAAGGTGGTATGGGGGTAAGTATAGGAAGACTCAGAGAAGATACAGTTTATGATTGGAAATTTGTAGGTCTTTCTCACAACACACTAAGAGGAGCTGCAGGCGGAGCTGTAGAATGTGCAGAACTTCTCAAAGCACTGGGATATATAAACAAAAAATAA
- a CDS encoding ATP-binding protein — translation MEKTKLQELEVLNSYYRTGKNHIVIVYGHIRTGSQSVIKTFAADKDYLYYCAAAASERLQQYLVGQRLHEKGYDISEYPTYREIFECIAKIATDLGKPMCIFVEKFEDIIKASPNFIEEIKSIIYDDSHPQIMLVLMGSNAAWIENNMVDKIGSQASYISGFLKIKFYSFQEMRRRFANMSDKDVVATYSIFGGNARQWSYFDENKTFKQNVCEKFLDVENSVLLRETLRLLEENLRETAVYNTILYGLANGKNKLNDIHHATGFSRAKIMVYLKSLIELGMVEKVFSFATTGHENVQKGVYRICDPLANFFYRFFYANLTQIIKMDAEDYYDKYIENELGDYVKSAYKLVCREYVSKLSEYGKLPFVIEEEGEWVGKIDSLDVVAQSESGDTLVGICNWDSVMNVDSMDMIRSCCKRARINPDYYYLFSANGFDEGLVALAEKEASIKLIGLEEMVNA, via the coding sequence ATGGAAAAAACAAAGTTACAGGAATTAGAGGTATTAAATAGTTATTACCGGACAGGCAAAAATCATATAGTAATAGTATATGGACATATTCGCACGGGTAGCCAATCCGTAATAAAGACTTTTGCTGCTGATAAGGACTATTTGTATTACTGTGCAGCAGCAGCTTCAGAGAGATTACAGCAATACCTTGTAGGCCAGAGATTACATGAAAAAGGTTATGATATATCGGAGTATCCTACATATCGTGAGATTTTTGAATGCATAGCAAAAATTGCTACTGATCTCGGAAAACCTATGTGTATCTTTGTTGAAAAATTTGAGGATATCATAAAGGCTTCCCCCAATTTCATTGAGGAAATCAAATCGATTATTTATGATGATTCGCATCCTCAGATAATGCTTGTTCTGATGGGATCAAATGCAGCATGGATTGAGAATAACATGGTAGACAAAATAGGTTCCCAGGCATCCTATATCTCAGGCTTCCTTAAGATTAAATTTTATTCATTCCAGGAGATGAGAAGAAGGTTTGCGAATATGAGTGACAAGGATGTTGTTGCAACGTATTCGATTTTCGGTGGAAACGCAAGACAGTGGTCTTATTTTGATGAGAACAAAACTTTCAAGCAAAATGTTTGCGAAAAGTTCCTGGATGTAGAAAACAGCGTGCTTTTAAGAGAAACCTTAAGACTACTTGAAGAAAATTTGCGAGAAACTGCAGTTTATAATACAATTCTTTATGGACTTGCTAACGGAAAGAATAAATTAAATGACATTCATCATGCTACAGGTTTTTCAAGAGCAAAAATTATGGTTTATTTAAAGAGCCTTATTGAGCTTGGAATGGTTGAGAAAGTTTTTTCCTTTGCTACTACAGGACATGAGAATGTTCAGAAGGGTGTTTACAGAATTTGCGATCCCCTTGCAAACTTTTTCTATAGATTTTTCTATGCGAATCTGACACAGATAATCAAAATGGATGCTGAGGATTACTATGATAAATACATAGAAAATGAGCTGGGTGATTATGTGAAGTCTGCATACAAACTTGTATGCAGAGAGTATGTTTCCAAGCTTTCTGAATATGGAAAATTACCATTTGTGATTGAAGAGGAAGGCGAGTGGGTTGGTAAAATCGATTCACTCGATGTAGTTGCACAGAGCGAATCGGGAGATACTCTTGTAGGAATATGTAACTGGGATTCTGTGATGAATGTTGATTCAATGGATATGATTAGAAGCTGTTGTAAAAGAGCAAGAATCAATCCTGATTATTACTATCTGTTTTCTGCAAACGGTTTTGATGAAGGTCTTGTTGCACTTGCAGAAAAAGAAGCGTCCATCAAATTAATCGGATTGGAAGAGATGGTGAATGCCTAA
- a CDS encoding DNA topoisomerase, whose amino-acid sequence MPKSVFIAEKPSVAKAFGTALKYNFSNKDGYMESEEAIVTWCYGHLVTMSYPEVYDEKMAKWSLNTIPFIPSKFKYEVIPQNAKQFNIVKGLLTRSDVDTIYICTDSGREGEYIYRLVDQEAHVTGKQKKRVWIDSQTEEEILRGIREAKDDSEYDNIGAAAYLRAKEDYLMGINFSRALTLRYGYSIKTFLGMDRCVVAVGRVMTCVLGIVVDREREIRNFVKTPFYRVVGDFALGDKNISAEWRVTEKSRYNGSFELYNEKGFKEEKSAKELIQSFGDLPIEGEITLFEKKKETKNPPLLYNLAELQNDCSKFFKIDPNQTLAIAQELYEKKLTTYPRTDARVLSTAIAKEINKNISGLISYEPAGIYAKAIMQHESYKGIAKTRYVNDKAITDHYAIIPTGQGLSALSSLSPTSAKVYEIIVRRFLAVFYPAAQYSKIRMEIKIQTVNPEFFESFFAGFKLLSSKGYLHVMDYSFLKKKDEKEAEDSKNDNEAEDAAADEGLFEVLSKLKKGDKLNLTAANIKEGETSPPKRYNSGTLILTMENAGQFIEDEELRSQIKGSGIGTSATRAGILDKLVKNGYLNLNKKTQIITPTQMGEMIYDTVFVSMKPMLNPSLTASWEKGLTQVEQGEISEDEYMKKLSDFITRRTNYVKENDMRSHMQQFFVQSAQYYQKASGKAKSSRAKK is encoded by the coding sequence ATGCCTAAAAGCGTTTTTATAGCCGAAAAGCCAAGCGTTGCTAAGGCTTTTGGTACTGCATTAAAATATAATTTTTCTAATAAAGACGGATATATGGAATCCGAAGAGGCCATCGTCACCTGGTGTTATGGGCACCTGGTGACGATGAGTTATCCTGAGGTATATGATGAGAAGATGGCCAAATGGTCACTTAACACAATTCCATTTATTCCGTCTAAATTTAAGTACGAAGTTATACCACAGAATGCGAAGCAGTTCAATATTGTAAAAGGCCTGCTTACGCGAAGTGATGTGGATACAATATATATATGTACTGACTCGGGACGTGAAGGAGAGTATATATACAGACTTGTTGATCAGGAAGCGCATGTTACCGGAAAACAAAAAAAGCGTGTATGGATCGATTCCCAGACAGAAGAAGAAATTTTAAGAGGGATACGCGAAGCGAAAGATGACAGCGAATATGATAACATAGGAGCTGCTGCATATCTTAGAGCAAAAGAAGATTATCTTATGGGAATTAATTTTTCAAGGGCACTGACTTTAAGATATGGCTATTCCATAAAAACCTTTCTTGGAATGGATAGATGCGTTGTAGCGGTCGGACGCGTAATGACATGTGTTCTGGGGATTGTAGTTGACAGGGAACGTGAAATCAGAAACTTCGTAAAAACTCCTTTTTATCGTGTTGTTGGAGATTTTGCGCTCGGTGATAAAAATATCTCTGCAGAGTGGCGTGTTACTGAAAAAAGCAGATATAACGGTTCTTTTGAATTATACAACGAGAAGGGCTTTAAGGAAGAAAAGAGTGCAAAGGAACTGATTCAATCCTTTGGCGACCTTCCTATAGAAGGTGAAATTACACTTTTTGAAAAGAAAAAGGAAACGAAAAATCCTCCTCTTTTATATAATCTTGCAGAACTTCAGAATGATTGTTCAAAGTTTTTTAAGATTGATCCCAATCAGACACTTGCTATTGCGCAGGAGTTATATGAGAAGAAGCTTACAACTTATCCAAGAACAGACGCGAGGGTTCTGAGTACTGCAATTGCGAAAGAGATTAATAAAAATATTTCGGGACTCATATCATACGAACCTGCCGGAATTTATGCTAAAGCCATAATGCAGCACGAATCCTATAAGGGAATTGCCAAAACAAGGTATGTTAATGACAAGGCAATTACAGACCATTATGCTATTATCCCGACAGGACAGGGCCTTTCAGCTTTAAGCTCACTTAGTCCTACTTCTGCTAAAGTATACGAGATAATTGTTCGCAGATTTCTGGCTGTTTTTTATCCGGCTGCTCAGTACTCTAAGATCAGGATGGAGATAAAAATACAAACTGTAAATCCTGAATTTTTCGAGAGCTTTTTTGCTGGATTTAAACTTCTTAGCTCTAAAGGATATCTGCATGTTATGGATTACTCTTTTTTAAAAAAGAAGGATGAAAAAGAGGCAGAAGATAGCAAAAATGATAACGAAGCAGAAGATGCTGCTGCAGATGAAGGATTGTTTGAGGTATTATCCAAGCTTAAAAAAGGTGATAAATTAAACCTGACTGCAGCCAATATCAAAGAAGGAGAAACCAGTCCTCCTAAGAGATATAATTCGGGTACACTTATTCTGACTATGGAAAATGCCGGACAGTTTATTGAAGATGAAGAATTAAGATCTCAGATTAAAGGATCCGGAATAGGTACAAGTGCTACCAGAGCCGGAATTCTTGATAAACTTGTTAAAAACGGTTATTTGAACCTGAACAAGAAAACACAGATAATTACACCGACTCAAATGGGAGAAATGATATACGATACGGTTTTCGTTTCGATGAAACCTATGCTAAATCCATCACTTACCGCAAGCTGGGAAAAAGGGCTTACACAGGTTGAACAGGGAGAAATTTCCGAAGATGAATATATGAAAAAACTATCGGATTTCATTACCAGAAGAACTAACTACGTAAAAGAAAACGATATGAGATCTCATATGCAGCAATTTTTCGTACAATCAGCACAGTACTATCAAAAAGCTTCAGGCAAAGCAAAAAGTTCAAGAGCAAAGAAATAA
- a CDS encoding UDP-N-acetylglucosamine pyrophosphorylase translates to MENYKIENMYDLNETIAADIFKGVTYPWEVLPKIKDFIIMLGKTLPEDKFEKRGEDIWVAKSAKFLSDNVYIAGPCIIDEDAEIRPGAFIRGNAIVGKGAVVGNSTELKNVILFNKVQVPHYNYVGDSILGYKSHMGAGSITSNVKSDKKLVVIKNGDDDQIETGLKKVGAMLGDNVEVGCGSVLNPGTVVGRESNIYPLSSVRGCVPAKHIYKDKDNIALKSAE, encoded by the coding sequence ATGGAAAATTATAAAATTGAAAATATGTATGATTTAAATGAAACTATCGCAGCCGATATTTTTAAAGGCGTAACGTATCCCTGGGAGGTTCTTCCTAAAATAAAGGATTTTATTATTATGCTTGGAAAAACACTTCCCGAGGATAAATTTGAAAAAAGAGGTGAAGATATCTGGGTTGCGAAGAGCGCAAAATTCCTTTCCGATAATGTTTATATTGCAGGGCCCTGCATTATTGATGAGGATGCTGAAATCAGACCGGGTGCTTTTATAAGAGGAAATGCTATTGTAGGTAAAGGTGCGGTTGTAGGAAATTCAACTGAGCTTAAAAATGTTATTCTTTTTAATAAAGTTCAGGTTCCTCATTATAATTATGTGGGTGATTCTATTCTTGGCTATAAATCACATATGGGCGCCGGATCAATTACTTCAAATGTTAAATCTGATAAAAAACTTGTAGTTATTAAGAACGGTGATGACGATCAAATTGAGACAGGCTTAAAAAAAGTAGGTGCAATGCTAGGCGACAACGTAGAAGTCGGATGCGGAAGTGTTCTTAATCCCGGTACTGTTGTCGGAAGGGAGAGTAATATATATCCGCTTTCTTCTGTAAGAGGTTGCGTTCCTGCTAAACATATTTACAAAGATAAGGACAATATTGCTTTGAAATCCGCGGAATAA
- a CDS encoding DUF6465 family protein: MAAIKTKVELQYGDKSISQDDLVERAKAAYEAEYGVKGAKNLELYVKPEENKAYYVVNNKMTGSIDL, from the coding sequence ATGGCAGCTATCAAGACCAAAGTCGAGCTTCAGTATGGTGATAAGTCTATTTCTCAGGATGACCTTGTAGAAAGAGCAAAAGCAGCATATGAAGCAGAATATGGAGTTAAAGGTGCTAAAAATCTTGAGCTTTATGTAAAGCCTGAAGAGAACAAGGCTTATTACGTAGTTAATAACAAGATGACAGGTAGCATCGATCTTTAA